From the Bacillaceae bacterium S4-13-56 genome, one window contains:
- a CDS encoding DUF1146 family protein, whose translation MMQSIAVQGLISMVSHIVFIIITWRLLQEIRFEGIFKKSKVFEARLFLIFVTITIGTTVSRFFLDFLVWSQQLVNLF comes from the coding sequence ATGATGCAGTCTATTGCAGTACAAGGACTTATTAGTATGGTGTCTCATATCGTCTTTATTATTATTACCTGGAGGCTGCTTCAGGAGATCAGGTTTGAAGGAATATTTAAAAAAAGCAAGGTATTTGAAGCGCGGTTATTTCTCATCTTTGTGACTATCACAATAGGAACGACAGTCAGTCGATTCTTTTTGGATTTTCTTGTATGGTCACAGCAATTGGTGAATCTCTTTTAA